The genomic interval AGCTTAGCGGACACCGTTGTCGCAATGAGGCCCATGGTATCTGGCGGCGGTTTTCACTCACGGTCAATCCAGGCGCACTGGATCGTATCGGAGGACAATTTCAAAGATTTCCAGAGGAAACCGTTGCGATTTGTCACGAATCTGACAGTTAGCCGCCCGAACCCCTTTGCTCCGCTGCGTGAGATCTTGAAAATGATGATCTATCCGCGGCCGCGATCCTTAAACTTTGCAGAACGGACCGGCGATACCGAAGGAGGTATGTGAAGTGATTGTTTCAACGAAAAAATGGTGGCGGCCGTGACGGGTGGGCTGATGCTCGCGATGGCCTACACTCCCGTATTTGCCGCTTCGGCAACCGATACGTCGGCGACGACCCAATCGGCGATGGGCGCGACTTTCAGACCATTCACTGGTCGGCTTTTTGAGCCCGGTGCTGGCCAACGTGGGACCCCATCAAGCGCAGAAGGCCTGCAACCGGACTCGCTCTACTCGCAGCACAGCGTGGTGGGCGACCCGCAGGCCTGCTTCGTCAGCCGTTTTGATGCGCGCGCCGGAGCGATTAATCAGAGAGTGGCTGGAATTCCTTAACTGATCGAACGCGTTCAAGGGTGGCGGGTGCAGCTAAGCTGTATCCACCACTGAATTTCACCTTTAGATTCACCCCCAACATACAAACAGGATCAGTCATTCTTCACGGCGACGCCGTTGATATGCGGCGGCTCCGCAGGAATTAGCTTATCTTCGAGGCAGTTCTGACGATCCTCGATCTCCTCGAGACGCACGCCGAGTTGATTCAGTTTGTCGACCAGTCCGGTGAGCGCGCGCGCCACCGGATCAGGCAGGCGCGCGTGATCGAGCTGCGCGACCTCCTGATGAGTGCTCTCGCCTTCGATGACCTTGCCGGGGATTCCCACGATCGTCGACCAGGGCGGCGCCGACGTGACGACGACCGCGCCCGCGCCAATCCGGCTGCCGGTCCCGATTCGCACGGGTCCGATTACCGACGCGCCGGCGCTGATCATGACCTGGTTTTCGATGGTCGGATGGCGCTTCTCCTTCTTCAGGCTGGTGCCGCCCAGTGTAACGCCCTGGTACATCAGAACGTCGTCGCCAATCTCGGCAGTCTCTCCGATCACCACGCCCATCCCGTGATCGATAAAGAAACGCCGGCCAATCGTCGCCCCAGGATGAATTTCGACTCCGGTGATAAACCGCGAAACCTCGCTAACGAGGCGTCCGACGAGCTTGAGGTCGCGGCGCCAGAGCCAGTGGGCGACGCGGTGGAACCAGATGGCGTGCAGGCCGGGATAGGCGAGCACGATTTCGAGCGTGGTGCGGGCCGCCGGGTCATGCTGAAAGACGGCGGAAATGTCCTCACGCATACGTGCAATCAGGCTCATGGCTGCCTCCGCGTAAAATGGGCGGGCTAGGGCTTTGCCGCCGCATCGGTGCGCCGGACCTCGCGGCGCGGCTTGACCTTGGATACTAACCCGTTTGTGCGCGCGCCGTTGCCTTTGATGCTCTTCGTCGCGGCGGTGCGGCCGATGCGCGGCTTCACACTGTCCTTATGCAACTTGAACTCGATCGAATCAACCAGCGCCTGCCAGCTCGCATCGACGACGTTGCCCGACAGTCCGACGGTGCCCCACTGGCGTGCGCCGTCGGTGGACTCGATCAGCACGCGCACGCGCGCGCCAGTACCCACGCCATCGTCGAGCACGCGCACCTTGTAATCAACGAGCTGCATCCGCTCGAGCCCCGGATAATACTTGACCAGCGCGCTGCGCAGCGCCGAATCGAGGGCGTTGACGGGACCGTTGCCAATCGCCGAAGTCCGCGTGCGCACGCCGTCCGGGCCTTCGATTACGACCACGGCCTCGCTGAATGGCGCCTGGTCTTCGTGCCACTTATCGTCGAAGACGCGGAAGCTGACGAAATTGAAATGGTCATGCGCGAGCCCGAGCTTGCGCAGCATCAGCAATTCGAACGAGCCGTCGGCGCCGTCGAAGGTGTAGCCCAAGCCTTCGAGCCGCTTGAGCTCCTCGAGCAGCAGATCGATCTGCTCCTTGCCGAGTTCAGCGCCCAGGCCGAATTCGCGGGTCTTGTAGAGGATATTCGCGCGGCCCGAGAGTTCGGAGAGCAGCACCCGCCGATCATTGCCGACCAGCGCCGGATCGATATGCTCGTAGGTCTGCACGTTGCGCTGAATCCCCGAGACGTGCAATCCCGCCTTATGCGCGAAGGCGCTGCGGCCGACGTAAGCCTGGCGCGGATGAGGCGTGATGTTCGCCAGCTCGTAGACCAGCCGCGAGGTCTCACTCAGCATCTTGAGCCGCGCCGGCGGGATACATTCGTAGCCCAGCTTGAGCTGCAGGTTGGCGATGACCGAGATCAGGTTGGCGTTCCCGCAGCGCTCACCGAGGCCGTTGATCGTCCCCTGCACCTGGGTCGCGCCGTGCTGCACTCCGGCGAGCGTATTGGCGACGGCCGACTCGGCGTCGTTGTGACAATGGATTCCGAGCGGACTCGCCACCGCCGCCCGAGCCGCGGCCACGCTCGCGCCGATCTCGCCCGGCAGGCGTCCGCCGTTGGTATCGCACAGGCATATCAGATCCACGCCCGCGGCTTCGACCGCGCGGATACAGGCGAGCGCGTATTCGGGATTCAGCGCATAGCCGTCGAAGAAATGCTCGGCGTCGAAGATCACTTCGTCGAGGTTCCGCTTCAGGTAGGCGATGGTGTCGTGGAGAATTTCGAGATTCGCCTTGAGGGGGATGCGCAGGGCGTCGCGGACGTGCAAGTCCCAGGTCTTGCCGACGACGCAGGCGGCCGAGGTTCCCGCGCGCAAAATCAGTTGCAGGTTCCGATCCGCTGCAGCCTTGACGCCGTGACGCCGCGTCGCGCCGAAGGCCACGACGCGCGCGTGGCGCAGGCGAATCCGTTTGACCTCGGTGAAAAAGGCCGCATCGCGCGGATTCGAGCCCGGCCAGCCGCCTTCGATATAATCGATCCCTAGCTCGTCGAGGCGCTCGGCGATACGCAGCTTGTCCTCGACCGTCAGCGAGACGTCCTCGGATTGGCAGCCGTCGCGCAGGGTGGTGTCGTAAACCTGGATTTTTTTTGCTTCCGTCATTGAGTTAAACACGCGCTACAAATTCTGTTTTTTATCTGAACGCAACTCGCAGACTTCCTTCGGCTTCGCTCAGGACAGGCTGCCATGCCCGGCTTCACTTCGTTGCGCCTGGCGCATCCAAAAAAGCATCGTGCAGCGAACGCATCGCCAGCTCGCCATATTTCGCATTGACGATCACCGAGACCTTGATCTCGGAGGTCGCGATCATTTCGATATTAATCGCCTCGGCCGCCAAGACCTTAAACATCCGCGCCGCGACGCCCGCATGGGTCCGCATCCCGACGCCGACGATCGAGACCTTCGCCACCTGATCGTCATAGCGCACGGCGGCCGCGCCGATCTCGTCAGCAATAAGCTTTATCAGATCGAGCGCGCGACGCAGATCGCTTTTGCCGACCGTGAAGGTCAGGTCGGCGCGTCCGTCCAGGCCGGCATTCTGAATAATCATGTCGACGACGACACCGGCGTCGGCGATCGGGCCGAAAATCCGCGCCGCCAGCCCGGGCCGATCCTCGACCCCGGCCAGCGTAATCTTGCTCTGGTTCTGATCGAGCGTGACGCCCGAAACCAAAAGGTCCTCCATCGCCTTGTCCTCCTCGCCGACCCAGGTGCCGCCGCTATCCTCAGCGAAGCTCGAGCGCACCACCAGCGGCACGTTGAAGCGCCGCGCCAGCTCGACCGAGCGGAGCTGCAAAACCTTGGCGCCCAGCCCGGCCATTTCGAGCATCTCGTCATAGGAGACGCGATCGAGGCGGCGCGCCCGCGCACAGATATTGGGATCGGCCGTATAGACCCCGTCCACGTCAGTATAGATCTCGCAGGCATCGGCCTGGAGCGCTGCGGCCAGCGCCACGGCAGTCAGATCGGAGGCGCCGCGGCCGAGCGTCGTGATATCGCCGTCTGCGTCAATCCCCTGATAGCCGGCGACCACGGCGACGTTACCGCCTTCGAGCGCGGCGCGCAGACGGCTGCCGTCGATCGACTTGATTCGCGCCGCGCCGTGACGCGAGTCCGTGATTAGTTTTAGCTGATAGGCGAGAAAAGATACCGTCGGACAACCCAGCGCCCGCAAACGGATCGCCACGAGAGCCGCCGAAACCTGTTCACCCGTCGCGACCAGAACGTCGGTCTCGCGCGCATTCGGCGCGTCGCTCAACTGCTCCGAGAGCGCAAACAGCCGGTTGGTCTCACCCGCCATCGCAGAGACCACCACGACCAGCTGATCGCCCTTCGCGCGCGCCCGGACGATACGATCGGCCACCGCCTTGATCCGTTCGACCGAGCCGACCGAGGTCCCGCCGTATTTTTGCACCACCAGCGCCATGTATTACCGTTCGTTCCGTCCCGAAGCTGAAACGCTAATTATGCGTGGAAACGCTCGCTCGAACTAGATGCCCCGCGCGCTGGTAGGGTCCTGCTCACGTGGTAGGCTGCAAGAAAATGAGCATTGTCTATGGAAAAGCTGGAACTAATAATCGCCCTCATTGAGGATTCATTGTCAAAGGCTCGCCAATAGGGCCGAAAACCTTTCTATCCGGCTCTGCCGCGCCCGCAAACGAAAGGGAACCGCGTCTCTTTCGGGCTATAAAATTAGCCGATGATCGAACTAATCGGCGATTCGGCTGGTGCGCGCGGTCAGGCGTTCGACGATACTCTGGTAGCGTTCGCCGACGGCAACAAAAGTAATCGTGCGGCGATTGGCGCCCGCGTAGCCGATACTGATCGAGAGGCGGCTCAACTCCTGCGCCTCGCTCAGGCGCTCGAACCACTCGACGGCGGCGACCGCCTCCGAAAAGAGATACTCGCGCAAGCCGAGGTCGTCGAGCCGCACGGTTTCCAGCCGGTAGAGATCGATGTGATACAGCGGCAGCCGCCCGCGATGCTCCTGGATTATCGTAAAGGTCGGACTCAGAATCTGCTCCTCGGGCAGGCTCAAGCCGCGCGCCAGCCCCTTGATAAAGCAGGTTTTGCCTGCGCCAAGATCGCCGATGAAAGCAATCAGCTCGCCACCCTCGAGCAGCGCCGCGAGCCGCCTTCCCCAGGCCTTGGTCTCGCGCGGCGAAGCGCTCTCGACGATGAGCTGAGCAGCCGGCATCGGCACTATCTCACAATCGCGTCGAACGCGCCCGGCAACTCGGTGGCGACGTCACCGGCGAGGTAGCCGAAGCGGCCAACGCGGCTTGCCAACCGATCGGCAGCGTAGCCATGGACGAAGACCCCGAGCATCAGGGCGGCATCGGCGGCGACTCCCTGGGCCAGCAGCGCGCCGACAACTCCCGAGAGCACGTCACCCATCCCGCCGGTCGCCATCCCGGGATTCCCGCTGGAATTGACGCTGACAACTCCGTCTGAACTAACCATCACCGAGCGTGTCCCTTTGAGGAGACTATTGGCGCCCGTCGCTTCCGCGAGTTTGCGCGCGGCGCCGATGCGATCGGCATTGACCGCCGCAGTGGTCGTACCGAGCAGCCGCGCCATTTCTCCCGGATGAGGCGTCAGGACGACGGGACCACGGGCGCGCCTGACCTCACTTAACCCCATCGCGGCGAGATTGTTCAAGCCGTCGGCGTCGATCAACAAGGGCCGGCGCGGCGCTGCGCTTTCGCGAATCAACCAGCGGATCAGCTCGCGCGAGTCATCATTCACGCCGATTCCTGGCCCCGCGATCAATGCATGCTTGCCTTCAATCAGATCGGCGAGCTGGGCGATCGTCTCTGGGGCTGCAAAGTGGCCGTCGCGATCGGGCATCGCCTCGGTCATCAGCTCGGCCTGCGCGCCCGCGACGATCGCCGCGACGCTTTCGGGAATCGCGGCGGTGACCAGGCCCGCGCCGCTGTGCAGCGCGCCGCACGCGGCGAGGATCGCAGCGCCCGCCTTGCCCCGGCCGCCCGCGACAATCAAGGCATGACCGTAGGTGCCCTTGTGCGAATCGGCCGCGCGCGGCCCGATCAACGTCGCGGCGTCCGCGAGTTCGATCAGCCGTCCCGCAGGCTTGAGCTCCGCCAGCGCGAGCGCCGAAAAACCGATATCCACGATCTCGAGTTCGCCGCACAGCGCCGCCCCCGGATTCGAGACGTGAGCATATTTTGCGTAGCCGAAGGTCACGCTTCGCGCCGCCTTTACTGCGGCGCCCATCACCGCGCCGGTGTCCGCGTTGAGACCCGAGGGCAGATCGACCGCTACGATCGGCCGGCCGAGCCGATTGACGAGATCGATCACCTCGCGCATTAAGCCACGCACTTCGGCGTTAAGTCCGGTGCCGAGGAGCGCGTCGATCAGCACGCCGCAGCCTTCGCGAGCGATCGCGTCGGCGTCCGCGACCTCGAGGACGCGGCCGCCCGCGGCGACGTATTCTGCGCGTGCGCGGGCGGCGTCGCCGCGCAAATCTCCCGCGCGCGCAAGCATCGCGACGCGGACCTCTGCGCCTTCGTCGCGGAGCTTGCGCGCCGCGACGAAGCCGTCACCGGCGTTGTTGCCTTTGCCCGCGACCACCAAAACGCCCGATCCCATCGCGTCGGAGAAATGGCGCGCGACCGCGCGCGCAACCGCCTCGCCCGCGCGCGTCATCAGGGTGAACGAAGGGATGCCGTATTTCGACGAACTCAAGCGATCGAGCTCGCGGCTCTCCGCTGCCGACAGAATAATCATCGGCGCGGTGGGTTAAGCAGGCGCCCCATCTCATGCACCGCCCGCTCCATCCCGACGATTACCGCGCGTGCGACGATCGCATGGCCGATATGCGCCCACACGACGCCAGGTAGCGCGGCGACCGGATGCACATTCAGATAGTTGAGGCCGTGACCGACGTTGGGCTTGAGCTTGAGCGCTTGCGCCTGCTTGATAGCCGCGCGCAGTTTATCCAATTCGGTTCGGGCGGCTTCATCCAACTGTTCATGCGCGCCGCGCGATGAATTCCGCGGGGCGGTCTTTCCCTTCCGGCTGGAAGGCATCGCAGTTCGGGCCAGCGCCGATGCGGCTATAGCGGCGTCGGCGAGATTCGCGTAGCTGCCGGTATGCAGTTCGACGAACTGTGCGCCGAGCGCCGCCGCGGCAGCGACCTGCTCCGGTTCGGGATCGATGAACAGACTGACCTTGATCGCATCGCGCCGGAGACGGTCGATCAGTGGCGCGAGCCGCTCCTTGAGTCCGGCCACGTCCAAGCCGCCCTCGGTGGTCAGCTCTGCGCGACGCTCGGGCACCAAGCAGACTTCATCCGGACGGAGTTCCAAAGCGATCGCGGTCATTTCCTCGGTCGGCGCCATCTCCTGGTTCAGATGGATACTTACGGCTCGGCGGATATTGAAGAGGTCGCGGTCCTGAATATGCCGCCGGTCCTCACGGAGATGGACCGTAATCGCGGCCGCGCCGGCGCGCGCTGCGGCTTTGGCCGCCTCGGCCGGATCGGGATAAGCCGCACCGCGCGCCTGCCGCAGGGTCGCGACGTGATCGACATTGACGCCCAGCTTGATCATCGACGTAAGGCTGTGCTCGGCTCGACCGAATCGGGATAAACCACGCCGCCCGGCTTAGGCGCCGATATGGCGGCGGATCGTCTCCGCGATCTCGTCGGCGATTTCGCCAACCGGCGCGGGCGCCTGGCCCTCGACCATCACGCGCGCCAGCAGCTCAGTACCGGAGTAGCGCACCAGCAGCCGCCCGACGCCGTCGAGGCGGCGTTGTGCGGTCGCGATAGCGCCGTCAACCTCGGCCATCTGCGCAAACGGGACACGCGCCCGCACCGTGACGTTGCGCAAAATCTGCGGCACCCGCTGCATGATCCGCATCGTGCTGAGCGGACGTCGCGCCTCGACCATCCGCGTCAGCACCAGCAGCGCCGTGATGAGTCCGTCGCCGGTGGTCGAATGATCCATGAAGATGATATGGCCCGACGGTTCGCCGCCCAGATTGTACGAGTTGAGGCGCATCTCCTGCACGACCGCGGGATCGCCAACATCGGTGCGCACCAGCTTCGCACCATGCCGCGCCAGCGCCGCTTCGAGCCCGAAGTTACTCATCACGGTGCCGACCACAGTGTTGTGCTTGAGTTGTCCGGCGGCGGCCATCTGCGCGCCCAGCAACGCCACCACGTCGTCGCCATCAAAGACTTCGCCGCGTTCGTCAATCAGCATCGCGCGATCGCCGTCGCCATCCAGCGCAATCCCGACGTGCGCATCCGATCTCCGCACCGCCGCGCAAATCGCTTCGAGATGAGTCGCGCCGCAGTTGTCGTTGATATTGACGCCGTTGGGCTCGACCCCGAGCGCGATCACCTCGGCGCCCAGCTCTTCAAGCACCTCCGGCCCGACCTTGTAGGCGGCGCCATTGGCGCAGTCGAGCACGATCTTCAAACCCTCGAAGGTCAGGCCGCGCGGTACGCAGGTCTTGAGAAACACCAGGTAGCGCCCGATCGCGTCGTCGATTCGCGTCGCCTTACCGATATCTCCGGCGGCCGCGCGATGACTCGCGAGCGCGGCGTCGTCAAAGACCAAATCCTCAATACGGGCTTCCGTCGCATCGTCGAGCTTAAAGCCCTCGCGCGAAAAAAACTTGATGCCGTTATCGGCAAAGGGGTTGTGCGACGCCGAAATCACGACGCCCGCATCGGCGCGCATCCCCTGCGTGAGGAACGCGATCGCGGGCGTCGGCAGCGGCCCCACCAGCAAGACATCCGCGCCCATCGAGCAGATTCCCGAGGCGATCGCGGTCTCCAGCATGTAACCCGAGAGCCGCGTATCCTTACCGACCAGAATCCGCCGATGGCGTCCGTTGGCGTGCTTGAAGACAAACGCCAGCGCCCGCCCCAGCCGCAGCGCGGTCTCTGAGGTTATCGGCTCAACGTTGGCGGTGCCGCGGATGCCGTCGGTGCCGAAAAGTCTTTGCGGTCCCCGGTTCAACCTGGCGCGCTCCGCGGATGACGGAACACTCGGAGTCTAACCTTGTCGGCCGACTGATGCACCAATTCGACCCCTTCCGGCAACTCCACCTGAAGCGGCACGGCATAGATGCCGGGCGCCATGCCGCCGGCGTCGATCGCGACCGCATTCGTCAAATCGATTTGCGCCAGCCGCAGCACGGGACCGCGCAGAGTAACATTGATCTGTTCGGGCTGGACCTTCCAGGTATAGCCGCAATTGCGTACCCGCACCGGCACCGAGCGAAACTCCTTGTCCGCGATCACTTCGCTCACTGTGATCGCCACGGCCGCTTCCGGTGGATCGATCCGGGTTGCGCCGGCCGGCACTTCCAGCGGCACCTCGCGTGACAGATTGCCGGTCGCGCCGCCGAGATCAATCGCCTCGCTCGCGACCTCTGCAATCTGCGCGATTTGCTTGCTCGGACCTTTGACCGTTGCCGTGCGCGGGTTCACGTCGACCGAGGTCACATGATAACCGTCGGCGACCGTGCCGCTGGTCACAATCCGCACCGGCACACTGCGCATGACCATCCGATCGAGATCCAGCACAATCTGTGACGGCGAGACACTGACCACGGTGGTTTTGCGCAGGACGTTGAAGCTGTCCGGGCCGATCTTGAACATCATCTG from Candidatus Binataceae bacterium carries:
- the epsC gene encoding serine O-acetyltransferase EpsC; its protein translation is MSLIARMREDISAVFQHDPAARTTLEIVLAYPGLHAIWFHRVAHWLWRRDLKLVGRLVSEVSRFITGVEIHPGATIGRRFFIDHGMGVVIGETAEIGDDVLMYQGVTLGGTSLKKEKRHPTIENQVMISAGASVIGPVRIGTGSRIGAGAVVVTSAPPWSTIVGIPGKVIEGESTHQEVAQLDHARLPDPVARALTGLVDKLNQLGVRLEEIEDRQNCLEDKLIPAEPPHINGVAVKND
- the cimA gene encoding citramalate synthase — its product is MTEAKKIQVYDTTLRDGCQSEDVSLTVEDKLRIAERLDELGIDYIEGGWPGSNPRDAAFFTEVKRIRLRHARVVAFGATRRHGVKAAADRNLQLILRAGTSAACVVGKTWDLHVRDALRIPLKANLEILHDTIAYLKRNLDEVIFDAEHFFDGYALNPEYALACIRAVEAAGVDLICLCDTNGGRLPGEIGASVAAARAAVASPLGIHCHNDAESAVANTLAGVQHGATQVQGTINGLGERCGNANLISVIANLQLKLGYECIPPARLKMLSETSRLVYELANITPHPRQAYVGRSAFAHKAGLHVSGIQRNVQTYEHIDPALVGNDRRVLLSELSGRANILYKTREFGLGAELGKEQIDLLLEELKRLEGLGYTFDGADGSFELLMLRKLGLAHDHFNFVSFRVFDDKWHEDQAPFSEAVVVIEGPDGVRTRTSAIGNGPVNALDSALRSALVKYYPGLERMQLVDYKVRVLDDGVGTGARVRVLIESTDGARQWGTVGLSGNVVDASWQALVDSIEFKLHKDSVKPRIGRTAATKSIKGNGARTNGLVSKVKPRREVRRTDAAAKP
- a CDS encoding aspartate kinase, with the protein product MALVVQKYGGTSVGSVERIKAVADRIVRARAKGDQLVVVVSAMAGETNRLFALSEQLSDAPNARETDVLVATGEQVSAALVAIRLRALGCPTVSFLAYQLKLITDSRHGAARIKSIDGSRLRAALEGGNVAVVAGYQGIDADGDITTLGRGASDLTAVALAAALQADACEIYTDVDGVYTADPNICARARRLDRVSYDEMLEMAGLGAKVLQLRSVELARRFNVPLVVRSSFAEDSGGTWVGEEDKAMEDLLVSGVTLDQNQSKITLAGVEDRPGLAARIFGPIADAGVVVDMIIQNAGLDGRADLTFTVGKSDLRRALDLIKLIADEIGAAAVRYDDQVAKVSIVGVGMRTHAGVAARMFKVLAAEAINIEMIATSEIKVSVIVNAKYGELAMRSLHDAFLDAPGATK
- the tsaE gene encoding tRNA (adenosine(37)-N6)-threonylcarbamoyltransferase complex ATPase subunit type 1 TsaE codes for the protein MPAAQLIVESASPRETKAWGRRLAALLEGGELIAFIGDLGAGKTCFIKGLARGLSLPEEQILSPTFTIIQEHRGRLPLYHIDLYRLETVRLDDLGLREYLFSEAVAAVEWFERLSEAQELSRLSISIGYAGANRRTITFVAVGERYQSIVERLTARTSRIAD
- a CDS encoding NAD(P)H-hydrate dehydratase is translated as MIILSAAESRELDRLSSSKYGIPSFTLMTRAGEAVARAVARHFSDAMGSGVLVVAGKGNNAGDGFVAARKLRDEGAEVRVAMLARAGDLRGDAARARAEYVAAGGRVLEVADADAIAREGCGVLIDALLGTGLNAEVRGLMREVIDLVNRLGRPIVAVDLPSGLNADTGAVMGAAVKAARSVTFGYAKYAHVSNPGAALCGELEIVDIGFSALALAELKPAGRLIELADAATLIGPRAADSHKGTYGHALIVAGGRGKAGAAILAACGALHSGAGLVTAAIPESVAAIVAGAQAELMTEAMPDRDGHFAAPETIAQLADLIEGKHALIAGPGIGVNDDSRELIRWLIRESAAPRRPLLIDADGLNNLAAMGLSEVRRARGPVVLTPHPGEMARLLGTTTAAVNADRIGAARKLAEATGANSLLKGTRSVMVSSDGVVSVNSSGNPGMATGGMGDVLSGVVGALLAQGVAADAALMLGVFVHGYAADRLASRVGRFGYLAGDVATELPGAFDAIVR
- a CDS encoding pyridoxine 5'-phosphate synthase; amino-acid sequence: MIKLGVNVDHVATLRQARGAAYPDPAEAAKAAARAGAAAITVHLREDRRHIQDRDLFNIRRAVSIHLNQEMAPTEEMTAIALELRPDEVCLVPERRAELTTEGGLDVAGLKERLAPLIDRLRRDAIKVSLFIDPEPEQVAAAAALGAQFVELHTGSYANLADAAIAASALARTAMPSSRKGKTAPRNSSRGAHEQLDEAARTELDKLRAAIKQAQALKLKPNVGHGLNYLNVHPVAALPGVVWAHIGHAIVARAVIVGMERAVHEMGRLLNPPRR
- the glmM gene encoding phosphoglucosamine mutase, with translation MNRGPQRLFGTDGIRGTANVEPITSETALRLGRALAFVFKHANGRHRRILVGKDTRLSGYMLETAIASGICSMGADVLLVGPLPTPAIAFLTQGMRADAGVVISASHNPFADNGIKFFSREGFKLDDATEARIEDLVFDDAALASHRAAAGDIGKATRIDDAIGRYLVFLKTCVPRGLTFEGLKIVLDCANGAAYKVGPEVLEELGAEVIALGVEPNGVNINDNCGATHLEAICAAVRRSDAHVGIALDGDGDRAMLIDERGEVFDGDDVVALLGAQMAAAGQLKHNTVVGTVMSNFGLEAALARHGAKLVRTDVGDPAVVQEMRLNSYNLGGEPSGHIIFMDHSTTGDGLITALLVLTRMVEARRPLSTMRIMQRVPQILRNVTVRARVPFAQMAEVDGAIATAQRRLDGVGRLLVRYSGTELLARVMVEGQAPAPVGEIADEIAETIRRHIGA
- a CDS encoding CdaR family protein: MSNPARKSLPDVARDGFTRPLALRDRYLGRGLGTAIRRNTGLRVISLMMAIGLWLFVNAGERNAQQSFTVPISYRGLPPHFMIADPHPTSVSIEVSGPRTLLSLIQPNRLTLRLNLAGAGVGQMMFKIGPDSFNVLRKTTVVSVSPSQIVLDLDRMVMRSVPVRIVTSGTVADGYHVTSVDVNPRTATVKGPSKQIAQIAEVASEAIDLGGATGNLSREVPLEVPAGATRIDPPEAAVAITVSEVIADKEFRSVPVRVRNCGYTWKVQPEQINVTLRGPVLRLAQIDLTNAVAIDAGGMAPGIYAVPLQVELPEGVELVHQSADKVRLRVFRHPRSAPG